From a single Fusobacterium ulcerans ATCC 49185 genomic region:
- a CDS encoding PepSY domain-containing protein: protein MKKLNVNILKENLNQGKKGIKTLLLSTAVLMMLVGTGAFASDSLHKKRAREVEMNLIQNQAINNGIKLISPEEAKQTALSAVGIKESEVKYFKIKLDQEDDYRPALYVYEVEFVHDGLEYEFDIDAANKKILKSDVDSWFD from the coding sequence ATGAAAAAACTAAATGTGAATATTTTAAAAGAAAATTTAAACCAAGGAAAAAAGGGAATTAAAACTCTATTATTATCTACAGCTGTACTTATGATGTTAGTTGGAACAGGGGCTTTTGCAAGTGATTCATTACATAAAAAAAGAGCTAGAGAAGTTGAAATGAACCTTATCCAAAATCAAGCTATTAATAATGGAATAAAATTAATAAGTCCAGAAGAAGCAAAACAGACAGCACTTTCAGCAGTTGGGATCAAAGAAAGTGAGGTAAAATATTTTAAAATTAAATTAGATCAGGAAGATGATTATAGACCTGCTTTATATGTTTATGAGGTAGAATTTGTACATGATGGATTAGAATATGAATTTGATATTGATGCAGCAAATAAAAAAATTCTTAAATCTGATGTAGATTCATGGTTTGATTAA
- the pyrF gene encoding orotidine-5'-phosphate decarboxylase translates to MNAKDRMIIALDFPTMEAAKNLVEKIGDGATFYKVGLELFLNSKGEMIDYLASKGKKIFLDLKFHDIPNTTAMASVFAAKQNVFMFNVHASGGKKMMSKVVEEVKSVNPDNIVIGVTVLTSLSAEDVEETFHSKLSLAELALNWAKLGKTAGLDGVVCSPWEAKLIKEACGNDFKTVCPGVRPRWSATNDQERIMTPKDAIVNGCDFLVIGRPITKNEDPANAAKLVAAEIEEGMKEAGLC, encoded by the coding sequence ATGAACGCAAAAGATAGAATGATAATAGCACTTGACTTTCCTACTATGGAAGCTGCTAAAAATTTAGTTGAAAAAATTGGTGATGGAGCTACTTTCTATAAAGTAGGTCTTGAACTTTTCTTAAACTCAAAAGGTGAAATGATAGATTATCTTGCTTCTAAAGGTAAAAAAATATTTCTTGATCTTAAATTCCATGATATTCCAAATACAACAGCAATGGCTTCAGTTTTTGCTGCTAAACAAAATGTATTTATGTTTAATGTACATGCAAGTGGTGGAAAAAAAATGATGTCAAAAGTTGTTGAAGAAGTAAAATCTGTAAATCCTGATAATATAGTTATTGGAGTTACTGTTCTTACAAGTCTTTCTGCTGAAGATGTAGAAGAAACTTTTCACTCTAAATTATCTCTAGCAGAATTAGCATTAAATTGGGCTAAATTAGGAAAAACTGCTGGACTTGATGGAGTAGTATGCTCTCCTTGGGAAGCTAAACTTATAAAAGAAGCTTGTGGAAATGATTTTAAAACTGTATGTCCAGGTGTTAGACCTAGATGGTCAGCAACAAATGATCAGGAAAGAATTATGACTCCAAAAGATGCAATAGTAAATGGATGTGACTTCTTAGTTATTGGAAGACCTATAACTAAAAATGAAGACCCAGCAAATGCTGCTAAATTAGTAGCTGCTGAAATTGAAGAGGGAATGAAAGAGGCTGGACTATGTTAG
- a CDS encoding response regulator transcription factor, protein MRALVVEDEKYMNRIISKKLKVEGYSVDSCYDGEEALNYIKSTSYDIIIMDIMMPQKNGYEVLKEIRYEGNSVPVLFLTAKDALEDRVKGLDLGADDYLVKPFHFEELMARIRVMIRRSHGKVSNQLQIADLILDVNAHTVKRNNNFIELSAKEFAILEYMMQNSGIVLSREKLETHIWNYDYQGASNMIDVYIRYLRIKIDKDYENKLIHTVRGVGYMIKDKEKNL, encoded by the coding sequence ATGAGAGCTCTAGTTGTTGAAGATGAAAAATATATGAATCGTATTATCAGTAAAAAACTTAAAGTTGAAGGTTATAGTGTAGATTCATGTTATGATGGAGAAGAAGCACTGAATTATATAAAATCAACTTCATATGATATTATTATTATGGATATTATGATGCCTCAGAAAAATGGATATGAGGTACTCAAAGAAATTCGTTATGAAGGAAATTCTGTTCCTGTTCTATTTCTTACAGCTAAAGATGCTCTAGAAGACAGAGTAAAAGGATTGGATCTTGGTGCTGATGATTATCTTGTAAAGCCTTTTCATTTTGAAGAACTTATGGCACGGATTAGAGTAATGATTCGAAGAAGTCATGGCAAAGTCAGCAATCAACTGCAGATTGCTGATTTAATTCTTGATGTTAATGCACATACAGTTAAACGAAATAATAATTTTATCGAATTGTCAGCAAAAGAATTTGCTATTTTAGAATACATGATGCAAAATTCTGGAATTGTTCTGTCTCGAGAAAAACTAGAAACCCATATATGGAACTATGACTATCAAGGAGCTTCTAATATGATTGATGTTTATATTCGTTATCTCAGAATTAAAATTGATAAAGATTATGAAAATAAATTAATCCATACAGTAAGAGGAGTAGGATATATGATTAAAGACAAGGAGAAAAATCTATGA
- a CDS encoding thiamine ABC transporter substrate-binding protein, whose amino-acid sequence MKKFILSLFLLLSISSFSEEIVIYGPSSTKWIGKTFAPIFKEKTGVDIKFISIDGLVSRLKLEEKNPKADVVIGLTSLSTEIAKKENLIISYIPKNISNIKSNNFIMDKEGYVTPFDYGLLAINYDTKKIPVPPKNLTELGKLEKQLLVENPATSSTGEEALLWSIALYGENWKNFWTALKPAIYTAEPGWSEAFAKFTAGEAPMMVGYATSNLFFSQDEEQSRFSSFLLEDGTFMYLEGASLVNKKETKEGAKKFMEYILSKEFQSLVPKKNYMFPVTETALTEEFKFVPTTENTVKLSNEQIKDLVNNLAKYKAELIEILKK is encoded by the coding sequence ATGAAAAAATTTATTTTATCTTTATTTTTACTACTATCTATTTCTTCTTTTTCAGAAGAAATAGTAATTTATGGTCCTAGTTCTACAAAGTGGATAGGAAAAACTTTTGCCCCAATATTTAAAGAAAAAACTGGAGTAGATATTAAATTCATATCTATTGATGGACTTGTATCAAGACTTAAGCTTGAAGAAAAAAATCCTAAAGCTGATGTAGTTATTGGGCTGACTTCTTTGAGTACTGAAATAGCAAAAAAAGAAAATCTTATTATTTCTTATATTCCTAAAAATATTTCTAACATAAAAAGCAATAATTTTATAATGGACAAAGAGGGATATGTAACTCCTTTTGACTATGGACTTCTTGCTATAAATTATGACACAAAGAAAATTCCTGTTCCTCCAAAAAATCTTACAGAACTTGGAAAATTAGAGAAACAGCTCTTAGTTGAAAATCCTGCTACTTCATCTACAGGAGAAGAAGCTCTTCTGTGGAGTATAGCTCTATATGGAGAAAACTGGAAAAATTTCTGGACTGCTCTAAAACCTGCCATCTATACTGCTGAACCTGGTTGGAGTGAAGCATTTGCTAAATTTACAGCTGGAGAAGCTCCTATGATGGTTGGATATGCTACAAGTAATCTTTTCTTTTCACAAGATGAAGAACAAAGCAGATTCAGCAGTTTTCTTTTAGAAGATGGAACTTTTATGTATTTAGAGGGGGCATCTCTGGTAAATAAAAAAGAAACAAAAGAGGGAGCTAAAAAATTTATGGAATATATTCTCAGTAAAGAGTTTCAAAGTCTGGTTCCTAAAAAGAACTATATGTTCCCAGTTACTGAAACTGCTCTTACTGAAGAGTTTAAATTTGTTCCCACTACAGAAAATACTGTAAAGCTCAGCAATGAACAAATAAAAGACCTTGTTAATAACCTTGCTAAGTATAAAGCTGAATTAATAGAAATTTTAAAAAAATAA
- a CDS encoding DUF2284 domain-containing protein, whose amino-acid sequence MYRTEIKLKRVPMDELKKDFCDREKFEKFCRECRNYGSTWSCPPYNFEVEDYLKGYKYIYLVGVKIIFDEKTLEEINTKEKINDYTTETLKYMKNKIMTELLRVEKRYGGSKSLSAGGCKICDDCSRKNNIQCQHPDMMRYSLESMGFDVGGISSELLDYELRWATETRLPEYFSLVTGLMTKSEIEGFEKEFNI is encoded by the coding sequence ATGTATAGAACAGAAATAAAGCTGAAAAGAGTGCCTATGGATGAATTGAAAAAAGATTTCTGTGACAGAGAGAAATTTGAAAAATTTTGTAGAGAATGCAGAAATTATGGAAGCACATGGTCATGTCCTCCTTATAACTTTGAGGTAGAAGATTATCTGAAAGGTTACAAGTATATATACCTTGTAGGTGTTAAAATTATTTTTGATGAAAAGACTTTAGAAGAAATAAATACAAAAGAAAAAATAAATGACTATACTACAGAAACTCTTAAATATATGAAAAATAAAATAATGACAGAGCTTTTGAGAGTGGAGAAAAGGTATGGAGGAAGTAAAAGTCTTTCAGCTGGAGGGTGTAAAATCTGTGATGACTGTTCTAGAAAAAATAATATTCAATGCCAGCACCCTGATATGATGAGATATTCTCTTGAATCAATGGGATTTGATGTAGGAGGAATTTCAAGTGAACTATTGGATTATGAATTGAGATGGGCAACAGAAACTCGTCTGCCTGAATATTTTTCTTTGGTGACAGGACTTATGACTAAAAGTGAAATTGAGGGATTTGAAAAGGAATTTAATATATAA
- a CDS encoding dihydroorotase has translation MLVKNCKIIDKDGKDIITDILIENGVITKIEKNISAPAEEIIDAEEKYVLPGIVDVHTHMRDPGLTQKEDFTTGSMACARGGVTTFVDMPNTIPVTVTKEALADKKALMKGRAYVDYGFHFGGSKKDNSSEIKDIINETASTKIFLNMSTGDMLIDDEKTVENIFRESKIISVHAEEEMVAKAIEFCEKYDKELYLCHLSKASEVELLKAAKARGAKVFGEVTPHHLFLNTDDVNKTERSQLLLRMKPELKEKSDNDALWAALADGTLDTIGTDHAPHLIEEKLAKLTFGVPSVENSLEIMLNGVKDRKITLKRLIEVMCSKPADIFKIKNKGKIAIGYDGDLVIIDITDNSPVRNDKVITKAGWTPYENRNKGGKVLTTILRGQIVYSNGKFNGLYGREVKYYE, from the coding sequence ATGTTAGTCAAAAACTGCAAAATCATTGATAAAGATGGAAAAGATATCATCACTGATATATTGATTGAAAATGGAGTTATCACTAAAATAGAAAAGAATATCTCTGCTCCTGCTGAAGAAATAATAGATGCAGAAGAGAAATATGTCCTTCCTGGTATAGTAGATGTTCACACTCACATGAGAGATCCTGGTCTTACTCAAAAAGAAGATTTTACTACTGGAAGTATGGCCTGTGCCAGAGGGGGAGTAACCACATTTGTAGACATGCCTAATACTATTCCAGTAACTGTTACAAAAGAGGCTCTTGCTGATAAAAAAGCCCTTATGAAAGGAAGAGCATATGTTGATTATGGATTCCATTTTGGAGGAAGTAAAAAAGATAACAGCAGTGAAATTAAAGATATAATAAATGAAACAGCATCTACTAAAATATTTCTTAATATGTCTACTGGGGATATGCTTATAGATGATGAAAAAACGGTTGAAAATATATTCAGAGAATCAAAAATAATATCTGTACATGCAGAAGAGGAAATGGTAGCAAAGGCTATTGAATTTTGTGAGAAGTATGACAAAGAACTTTATCTTTGCCACTTATCTAAAGCAAGTGAAGTAGAACTTTTAAAAGCTGCTAAAGCAAGAGGAGCAAAGGTATTTGGTGAAGTTACTCCTCATCATCTTTTCCTGAATACAGATGATGTAAATAAAACAGAAAGAAGCCAGCTTCTTCTTAGAATGAAGCCTGAACTGAAAGAAAAATCTGATAATGATGCTCTTTGGGCTGCACTTGCTGATGGTACTCTTGATACTATTGGTACAGATCATGCTCCGCATCTTATTGAAGAAAAACTTGCAAAACTTACTTTTGGAGTTCCAAGTGTAGAAAATTCTCTTGAAATAATGCTCAATGGAGTAAAAGATAGAAAGATAACTTTAAAAAGACTTATAGAAGTAATGTGCAGTAAACCTGCTGATATCTTTAAAATAAAAAATAAAGGTAAAATAGCTATTGGTTATGATGGAGATCTTGTAATTATAGATATAACTGATAATTCTCCTGTAAGGAATGATAAAGTAATAACAAAAGCAGGATGGACTCCTTATGAAAATCGTAATAAAGGTGGAAAAGTTTTAACAACTATATTAAGAGGTCAAATAGTTTATTCAAATGGTAAATTTAATGGATTATATGGGAGGGAAGTAAAATATTATGAGTAG
- a CDS encoding ATP-binding protein: MIKCQFCGKEYMKNPYKYMDSLPEIFKKNLEYIPACNCLEENKTKELEELERKRMQECMKNKMKKCKDISVTDEKFTRSRFESADMKNDYMQLSKRYAESFISKDKREGMLLYGGVGTGKTFASACIANYLMERGKTVLVINLGLYFNKLTMEWGEAEKVVLEQTEKCDLMIIDDFGSEKGLDRNQTGWRAEKIYNLIDGRYRSEKPLIISTNLNFSADEGKCELSEKFSTQGQNRIRDRIIDMCFPVEVTGKSRRGMTQKRFAEFIS; the protein is encoded by the coding sequence ATGATAAAATGTCAATTTTGCGGGAAAGAGTATATGAAAAATCCATATAAGTATATGGATTCCCTTCCAGAGATTTTTAAAAAGAATCTGGAATATATACCAGCCTGTAATTGTCTGGAAGAAAATAAAACAAAGGAACTGGAGGAATTGGAAAGGAAGAGGATGCAGGAATGTATGAAAAACAAGATGAAAAAGTGTAAGGATATTTCTGTGACGGATGAAAAATTCACAAGAAGCAGATTTGAAAGCGCTGATATGAAAAATGATTATATGCAGCTGTCAAAAAGATATGCAGAGAGCTTTATTAGCAAGGACAAAAGAGAGGGAATGCTCCTGTATGGAGGAGTAGGAACAGGAAAGACATTTGCAAGTGCCTGTATAGCTAATTATCTCATGGAAAGAGGGAAGACTGTATTGGTAATTAATCTAGGACTGTATTTTAACAAACTGACTATGGAGTGGGGAGAAGCTGAGAAAGTAGTTCTGGAGCAGACAGAAAAATGCGACTTGATGATTATTGATGATTTCGGCAGTGAAAAAGGACTAGATAGAAATCAGACAGGATGGAGGGCTGAAAAGATATACAATCTCATTGATGGGAGATATAGAAGCGAGAAGCCCCTTATAATTTCAACAAATTTGAATTTCAGTGCAGATGAGGGAAAATGCGAGTTAAGTGAGAAATTCTCTACACAAGGGCAGAACAGGATAAGAGACAGAATAATAGATATGTGTTTTCCAGTAGAAGTAACAGGGAAGAGCAGAAGGGGAATGACCCAGAAGAGATTTGCAGAATTTATATCTTAA
- a CDS encoding dihydroorotate dehydrogenase — protein sequence MNRLETKFLGVDFKNPIVTSSGCFGFGLEYIDYFDPNVLGGIVVKGLTMEPRDGNYGTRIAETPGGMLNCVGLENPGIDYFETHILKDMKEAGITTNIIANINGKTVEEYIEIAKRVEKIKEVDIIELNISCPNVKDGGMAFGANPEVAGRVTREVRKVTTKPLVVKLSPNVTDIAYIAKVVEENGADAVSLINTLLGMAIDLKTKKPLLGNTFGGFSGPAVKPVALRMVYQVYKAVNIPIVGMGGISSTEDALEFIMAGASMVSLGTGIFFNPVLPVEVAEGLQKYCEENNIENINELVGIAHR from the coding sequence ATGAATAGACTGGAAACTAAATTCTTAGGTGTCGATTTTAAGAATCCTATTGTCACATCATCTGGATGTTTTGGATTCGGACTTGAATATATAGATTATTTTGATCCAAATGTGCTTGGTGGAATAGTTGTAAAAGGGCTTACTATGGAGCCTAGAGATGGTAATTATGGGACAAGAATAGCAGAGACTCCTGGTGGTATGCTCAATTGTGTTGGACTTGAAAACCCTGGGATTGATTATTTTGAAACTCATATCTTAAAGGATATGAAAGAAGCTGGCATCACTACTAATATAATAGCAAATATCAATGGAAAAACTGTTGAGGAATATATAGAAATAGCTAAAAGAGTAGAAAAAATAAAAGAAGTGGATATAATAGAACTGAATATATCTTGTCCAAATGTAAAAGATGGGGGAATGGCTTTTGGAGCTAATCCAGAAGTTGCAGGAAGAGTTACAAGAGAAGTAAGAAAAGTAACTACTAAACCTCTTGTAGTAAAATTATCTCCTAATGTTACTGATATTGCATATATAGCTAAAGTTGTAGAAGAAAATGGAGCAGATGCTGTATCTCTTATCAATACTCTTTTAGGAATGGCTATTGATTTGAAAACTAAAAAACCTTTGCTGGGAAATACTTTTGGTGGATTTTCAGGACCTGCAGTTAAGCCTGTAGCTTTAAGAATGGTATATCAAGTATATAAAGCTGTAAATATTCCAATAGTTGGTATGGGGGGAATTTCTAGTACAGAGGATGCTCTTGAATTCATAATGGCTGGAGCTTCTATGGTATCACTTGGAACTGGTATATTCTTTAATCCTGTTCTTCCTGTAGAAGTAGCTGAAGGATTACAAAAATATTGTGAAGAAAATAATATTGAAAATATAAATGAATTAGTTGGTATAGCACACAGATAA
- a CDS encoding sensor histidine kinase, with protein MKFLTIRAKITLWYTLFMIGLVTAILGIIVEFTDMSILNNQKHELVKVVEDAAEDIEEGDDFDFYDDGVYLLKYNIQLEYIEGSIPDKFPISFPLESGRVQSMKKDGEIFYIYDKKIKDEYDNIFWIRGVVPNIQIMQLSKIIIGAAFVLLPVLVILSSLIGYFITKKAFLPVKKIQETAQKISEGNKLYLRIGLPDGRDEISMLGKTVDNMLEKLEKSFEKEKQFTSDVSHELRTPVAVIMAESEYVLQHGTSFEEVIESIESINYQVNKMSALINQLLFFSRAEQGKIQLNYEKTNIPQLMEDIIKDIQFTAESKKIAVNMINKLTVHEYYVDKMLFSRAVQNVIQNAIIYGKENGYVSIEIYEKNSYIAIKIKDNGIGISKENLNKIWDRFYQVDQSRTNQENGSMGLGLSMVMWIIEKHKGYTEVESTLGTGSIFTLFFPIKI; from the coding sequence ATGAAATTTCTGACTATTCGTGCCAAAATTACTTTATGGTATACCTTATTTATGATAGGACTTGTAACAGCTATACTTGGAATAATAGTTGAATTTACTGATATGTCTATTCTTAATAATCAAAAACATGAGCTTGTAAAAGTAGTTGAAGATGCTGCTGAAGATATTGAAGAAGGTGATGATTTTGACTTTTATGATGATGGAGTTTATCTTTTAAAATATAATATCCAATTGGAATATATTGAAGGAAGCATCCCAGATAAATTTCCTATTTCTTTTCCATTGGAATCAGGACGTGTCCAATCAATGAAAAAAGATGGAGAAATATTTTATATATATGATAAAAAAATTAAAGATGAATATGATAATATTTTCTGGATAAGAGGTGTTGTTCCCAATATCCAAATAATGCAGCTTAGTAAAATCATTATTGGAGCAGCTTTTGTTTTACTCCCTGTATTAGTAATTTTATCAAGTCTTATAGGATATTTTATTACTAAAAAAGCTTTCCTCCCAGTAAAAAAAATTCAAGAAACTGCTCAGAAAATAAGTGAGGGCAACAAACTTTATTTGAGAATAGGTTTGCCTGATGGAAGAGATGAAATATCAATGCTGGGAAAGACTGTAGATAATATGCTTGAAAAACTAGAAAAAAGTTTTGAAAAAGAAAAACAATTTACATCAGATGTTTCTCATGAATTAAGAACTCCTGTTGCTGTTATTATGGCTGAAAGCGAATATGTTCTCCAGCATGGAACTTCATTTGAAGAAGTAATAGAATCTATAGAAAGTATAAATTATCAAGTAAATAAAATGTCTGCTCTCATTAATCAGCTTCTATTTTTCTCAAGAGCAGAACAAGGAAAAATCCAATTAAATTATGAAAAAACAAATATTCCACAATTGATGGAAGATATTATAAAAGATATTCAATTTACTGCAGAATCAAAAAAAATTGCTGTAAATATGATAAATAAACTAACTGTACATGAGTATTATGTAGATAAAATGCTTTTCAGCCGTGCCGTTCAAAATGTCATACAAAATGCCATTATTTATGGAAAAGAAAATGGTTATGTTTCTATAGAAATTTATGAAAAAAACAGTTATATTGCCATAAAAATAAAAGATAATGGAATTGGAATAAGTAAAGAAAATTTAAATAAAATATGGGATAGATTCTATCAGGTAGATCAATCAAGAACAAATCAGGAAAATGGAAGTATGGGATTGGGATTATCAATGGTTATGTGGATTATTGAAAAGCATAAAGGCTATACAGAAGTTGAAAGTACTCTTGGCACTGGAAGTATATTCACTTTATTTTTTCCAATAAAAATATAA
- the pyrB gene encoding aspartate carbamoyltransferase, with translation MKDFISIKDLTKEEVLEVLDLALELSEKPEPNLIDGKIVGSLFFEPSTRTRLSFTSAAYRIGGKVLGFDSPDATSVKKGESLRDTVKMVEAYSDIIVMRHNIEGGPKFASEVSKNPVINAGDGSNEHPSQTLLDLFTIKKELGKIEGVKIAFVGDLKYGRTVHSLTKALEMFDAEFYFVAPDSIQIPEYITKELDEKGMKYHIYSEYEPILSEIDVLYMTRIQKERFEDIEEFNKVSGVYKISKETILGKCQDHMIVMHPLPRVDEISVNLDDTKHALYFKQAANGVPVREAMYALALGAKKSTATVKEEKNVVSNDKVVCSNHKCVTHFEETPNKVIVKDYGKFCYYCGKEIK, from the coding sequence ATGAAAGATTTTATCTCAATAAAAGATTTGACAAAAGAGGAAGTTTTAGAAGTTCTAGATTTAGCTCTTGAATTATCTGAAAAACCAGAACCTAATTTAATAGATGGAAAAATAGTAGGAAGTCTTTTCTTTGAACCATCTACTAGAACAAGATTATCTTTTACATCTGCTGCATATAGAATTGGTGGAAAGGTTCTAGGTTTTGACTCTCCAGATGCTACTTCTGTAAAAAAAGGAGAATCTCTGAGAGATACAGTAAAAATGGTAGAAGCATATTCTGATATTATTGTTATGAGACATAACATAGAAGGTGGTCCTAAGTTTGCTTCTGAAGTTTCTAAAAATCCTGTAATTAATGCTGGTGATGGTTCTAATGAACACCCAAGCCAGACACTCTTAGATCTTTTTACAATAAAAAAAGAATTAGGGAAAATAGAAGGTGTAAAAATAGCTTTTGTTGGAGATCTTAAATATGGAAGAACAGTCCATTCACTTACTAAAGCTTTAGAAATGTTTGATGCCGAATTTTATTTTGTAGCTCCAGATTCTATCCAGATACCTGAATATATCACAAAAGAACTTGATGAAAAAGGAATGAAGTATCATATCTACTCTGAATACGAGCCTATTCTTTCTGAAATAGATGTTCTGTATATGACAAGAATACAAAAAGAAAGATTTGAAGATATTGAAGAATTTAATAAAGTCAGTGGAGTATATAAAATATCTAAGGAAACAATACTTGGAAAATGTCAGGATCATATGATAGTTATGCATCCTTTACCTAGAGTTGATGAGATAAGTGTGAACTTAGATGATACAAAACATGCTCTTTACTTTAAACAGGCTGCTAATGGAGTACCAGTAAGAGAAGCTATGTATGCTCTTGCACTGGGAGCAAAGAAATCCACTGCTACTGTTAAAGAAGAAAAAAATGTAGTATCAAATGATAAAGTTGTATGTTCTAATCATAAATGTGTGACTCATTTTGAAGAAACACCTAATAAAGTAATAGTAAAGGATTATGGGAAATTCTGCTACTATTGTGGTAAGGAAATAAAATAA
- a CDS encoding helix-turn-helix domain-containing protein, protein MILSTEKNETTTNAIKVKGVYKEGYGFIAKKIMKDRSLNVISKAIYAYICSYTGKGHSAFPSQKLISADLGINKGTLVKYIKELKDNGYITVIQHKEKGKFAQNLYTINILPYMVLPCMATTDMETARYGQKDTNNNNINNNIKINNIIYTENQNEIIAEETEVKKEKMKDIPVEIQQILKKYRDLGLPDFKYPPENYIILKAYRELGIAKLYEALTLMAQSEFVKNNMSINAIFKIENLKKALNGNFKDKANRTKNTYENKKEFERPAYENTTGDFIKDLLNGANGGK, encoded by the coding sequence ATGATTTTATCAACAGAAAAAAATGAAACAACAACAAATGCAATTAAAGTGAAGGGAGTATATAAGGAGGGGTATGGATTTATAGCAAAAAAGATAATGAAAGACAGAAGTTTAAATGTTATATCTAAAGCTATTTATGCTTATATATGCAGTTATACAGGAAAAGGACATAGCGCCTTTCCATCACAAAAATTGATATCTGCAGATCTAGGAATAAATAAAGGAACATTAGTAAAATATATTAAAGAATTGAAAGACAATGGGTATATAACTGTAATACAGCATAAAGAAAAAGGGAAGTTTGCACAAAATCTATATACTATAAATATTTTGCCGTATATGGTTTTACCATGTATGGCGACAACCGATATGGAAACTGCCAGATACGGTCAAAAGGACACTAATAATAACAATATAAATAATAACATAAAGATAAATAATATAATATACACAGAGAATCAAAATGAAATAATTGCAGAAGAAACAGAAGTTAAAAAAGAAAAAATGAAAGATATACCTGTAGAAATACAGCAGATATTAAAAAAATACAGAGATTTAGGACTGCCAGATTTTAAATATCCTCCAGAGAACTATATTATCTTAAAAGCATATAGGGAGTTGGGAATTGCAAAGCTGTATGAAGCACTGACATTGATGGCTCAATCTGAATTTGTAAAAAACAATATGAGTATAAATGCAATATTTAAAATTGAAAATCTTAAAAAAGCCCTCAATGGAAATTTTAAAGATAAAGCAAATAGAACAAAGAATACCTATGAGAACAAGAAAGAGTTTGAAAGACCAGCATATGAGAATACTACAGGGGACTTTATAAAAGACTTGCTCAATGGAGCAAATGGAGGAAAATAA
- a CDS encoding dihydroorotate dehydrogenase electron transfer subunit encodes MFLEDCLILENKNIAGQNYLMRLKAEKSIPASKAGQFFMIQCKNKLHILRRPISLHYVDKNKMELEFYYEVKGGGTKEFAEMKAGETINIQGPLGHGFSTDMIDKKLLVVGGGMGMAPMKLLVEMLKKNNEVTLIAGGRNADAVEILSNFNFDNTDLHVTTDDGSAGTKGTVIVKMEELMNSKKFDMVFTCGPHKMMEAVAKTSSKYNTECEISLEERMACGVKACVGCSIKTKEGMKKVCHDGPVFKSETIVDLEPAERTETCCGN; translated from the coding sequence ATGTTTTTAGAAGATTGTCTGATTTTAGAAAATAAGAATATTGCAGGACAAAATTATCTTATGAGATTAAAAGCTGAAAAAAGCATTCCAGCATCAAAAGCTGGACAGTTCTTTATGATTCAATGTAAAAATAAACTTCATATACTAAGAAGACCAATAAGTCTGCATTATGTAGATAAAAATAAAATGGAACTTGAATTTTACTATGAAGTAAAAGGTGGGGGAACAAAAGAATTTGCTGAAATGAAAGCTGGAGAAACTATAAATATTCAAGGTCCTCTTGGTCATGGATTTTCTACTGATATGATAGATAAAAAACTTCTGGTAGTAGGTGGTGGAATGGGAATGGCTCCTATGAAGCTTCTTGTAGAAATGTTAAAGAAAAATAATGAAGTAACTTTAATAGCAGGAGGAAGAAATGCTGATGCTGTTGAAATTCTCTCTAATTTCAACTTTGATAACACAGACCTTCATGTAACTACTGATGATGGTTCAGCTGGTACTAAGGGAACTGTTATAGTTAAAATGGAAGAACTTATGAACAGCAAAAAATTCGATATGGTTTTCACTTGTGGTCCTCATAAAATGATGGAAGCAGTGGCAAAAACTTCATCAAAATATAATACAGAATGTGAAATATCTTTAGAAGAAAGAATGGCTTGTGGAGTAAAAGCTTGTGTAGGATGTTCTATCAAAACTAAAGAAGGAATGAAAAAAGTATGTCATGATGGCCCTGTTTTCAAATCTGAAACTATTGTAGATCTTGAACCTGCTGAAAGAACAGAAACTTGTTGTGGTAATTAA